A DNA window from Ranitomeya imitator isolate aRanImi1 chromosome 2, aRanImi1.pri, whole genome shotgun sequence contains the following coding sequences:
- the PHYHD1 gene encoding phytanoyl-CoA dioxygenase domain-containing protein 1 — translation MTGAGMQGPCLSPLSGSFIWQLCCLPSSTGQRVTGSFLLLNMALMTDEQVQKFHEDGYLVLDGLFTHEECKTMKEEIGKIIQDMDVPPHCRTEFSTQQEEQLKAQGSADYFLHSGDKIRFFFEKGVFNDKGEFLVARGRSVNKIGHALHAHNPIYKRVTHSPKIQEVGQRLGLVEPVIVQSMYIFKQPNIGGEVTPHQDATFLNTEPLGRIIGFWIAIEDANKENGCLWFIPGSHRAGISRRMVRTPPGSIPCTSFIGEERSYHDDQFVPAPVSKGGLVLIHGEVVHKSDLNSSPNSRHAYSFHVMESQNTTWSAENWLQPSQELPFPSLYT, via the exons ATGACCGgtgctggtatgcagggcccctgtCTCTCTCCTTTATCTGGCAGCTTCATCTGGCAGTTGTGTTGTCTCCCATCCTCCACTGGTCAGCGGGTTACAGGCAGCTTCCTCCTTCTCAATATGGCTCTGATGACTGACGAACAGGTCCAGAAG TTCCATGAGGATGGTTATTTGGTTCTGGATGGACTTTTCACCCATGAAGAATGCAAGACCATGAAGGAGGAGATTGGAAAGATAATACAAGACATGGACGTCCCTCCTCACTGCCGCACAGAGTTTTCTACGCAGCAGGAAGAACAACTAAAAGCTCAG GGAAGTGCTGATTATTTCCTTCACAGTGGAGACAAGATCCGCTTCTTCTTTGAGAAAGGAGTGTTCAATGACAAAG GTGAATTTCTGGTGGCAAGAGGAAGATCTGTGAATAAAATAGGACACG CTTTACATGCACATAATCCGATATATAAAAGGGTCACTCACTCCCCCAAAATACAG GAGGTGGGTCAGCGGCTGGGCCTTGTGGAGCCAGTGATCGTGCAGAGCATGTATATATTTAAG CAACCTAACATCGGAGGGGAAG TGACTCCCCACCAAGATGCCACCTTCTTGAACACTGAGCCTCTTGGCCGCATCATTGGGTTCTGGATCGCTATTGAGGATGCCAATAAAGAAAATGGCTGCTTGTGGTTCATTCCAGGGTCACACCGGG CTGGAATATCGCGCCGTATGGTGCGCACGCCGCCAGGCTCCATACCCTGCACATCCTTCATTGGAGAAGAGAGGAGCTACCATGATGACCAGTTTGTGCCAGCCCCGGTGTCCAAAG GAGGACTTGTTCTAATCCACGGAGAAGTTGTGCACAAGAGCGACCTGAACAGTTCACCAAACTCTCGTCACGCCTATTCCTTCCACGTGATGGAGTCGCAGAATACCACCTGGAGTGCGGAGAATTG